The following is a genomic window from Anas acuta chromosome 3, bAnaAcu1.1, whole genome shotgun sequence.
CCGTCTGCTTTGTGGAATACACAATCCTCTAGtaacttccttaaaaaaaaataaaattaaattaagtcagcaacaaactgcagaaaacatAAAAGTAGTATTTTCCCCAATGCTCAGTATTTCTTAAACTAGCAAAAGCCAGAAACAGCAATCAACTGAGCAGATAAAAAGACACAAATGGTGAACAAATGGTAAAGCAGCAACTGAGCAACTGGTGCACTGGACTGCACCAACCACAAAATTGGGACTGCATTTATAACATCAGCACTTAGGACTGAGTTATCATCACATGGTTAGTCACAACAGCAGTAAATATCAGTGCTACAAAATCACCACACTACTATGATTTTGTATACAAtaattgtgttcagttttaaagTCCTGTTTCATTGTCTAGTAAGTTAACTTCGTCaagcatgaattaaaaaaaaaaaatcaaattagaaAAGTGGAAACAAATAAGTAATCAACATCAGCAGTATTATTAAAACTCCAGAATTTCTTAAAAAGCTCAATTCCATTGTTCTTTCATTTGCAGATAACATTTTCATAGATAAGCCTCTGCTTAGATGCAGAGGAACACAGGAGAGAATGCCCAAGGTCTCTTATCCTCAGCCAATTTCATGATGGCTTGCATTTTGTAatgagaaatgctgaaaaaacactatgaaaaatactttcacaAACAGTTATATAGATAAGGATCCACAATCAACTCGTAACAACATACACCTTTGACGTAATCACATAGCAAATTTCCACATACAGATGTAGTTTTACCTCCTCTCCACGAGGGGCATCTTTATCCAGCTCACCCCATGAATGCTCAATCTCAGGCTCCTTTGGAAATAGGTCATCTAAATCCCCTTCATCCTCTGAGCTTGTTTCAATGTTCCCTATACCTCTAGCTAGATCAGGCCCCATATCACTTTCATCGTCTTCTGAATCACTATCTTCTTCGCCCGTTTCCCCATCGTCTTCTGACTCctcttcttctgtttctgcacACTCAGAGTTTTCTCTCTCAGAAGTTTCTTCCTCTAATTGGCTTTCACTGACATCACTTTCATCATAGGTGTCTCTGTGCACAGTCcctaaaatataaacaatacttatttttatgcttcAACTACATATGATCTtttacaaagaggaaaaaacaaaggtttACTTAGTAAGGAGTTAAAAAACCTCTTTTAGTACATAACACAAGAACAAGTTGTATCATGGAAGTACAAACAACAAATCATCAGTATTGCCTCTTCAGTTTGTCTAATTTGTTGCTCTTCAGTCCTACAGCTGTATTAGCAAACTAGTAAGAatagtgttattttattttaattatatacaGAATAAACAGATTAAAAGTTGGGTTTTAATAATGCAGGCTATACGCACAGAGATAGTATAAACAGTTGTTCAAGTCACCTGTTCTCTCTAATTCCCTCTTCTACTCAGGGCTTATGCTGCTCTTCTTATGCTTTCACTTAACTGCTGATATTAAGTTCTCATGGCATCAGACCTTATATTCAACGTTCATTTTGGCAAATACACGAATGTACACACAACTATACACTTTACTTTTCTAACTATCCTAACAAACTATTTCAGCTCCATCAAAGGAAAAGACAACATTGTCCACGATGTTACAGAAGGACACTCTGATTCTTCAGCAACCTGAGTCAATTATTTTATGGCTGatattgtggggaaaaaaatattatatggaTAAAACAACTGCAAcaacacacacataaatatagGTGAATTTACCCGTTGCTTTAACAACTTACCtgattcttttgtttttcctcctagGGAATGATCCTTCCTAGGAGCTTTATCTGATTTAGCACTACTTGACTGCAAAggcttttgcttgttttgaacCGAAACCAATCTTCCCCCTGATTCATTTCTTCGCTTGTTTTCCCCGGGGGGCGAGAGGTCCTTGTTTCCCTGACACCCATCAATTTCCATTACACTTTTCTTAGAGTCCTTTTTCAACTTGGTCCTCGATGCAACTTTCTGCCCCTCACTTTGATCATTCAGTTTTGACACTACTTCACCCGTTTGGTCAGCCCCTTGTTTGCTTAGCTTACTCTCTTTCCTAGGGTGACCATCAGCAAGTGGTTTTACACAATCTACTTCTTTCGGcttagcttttttcttcttttttttcttctctgtgcatACTTCACTATCACCTTCTGAAAGTTCAGAGTCAGACTCTGATAGGGCATAAAACTTCTTCAGGTTCTCCACAGAGGTATAGTTAATAGGGCGCCCTCTTTTATCCACAGCACACTTGAGCTTGAACCTCTTGTCGTGGAACATCGATCGGAAGCGCTTGTCGATCTTGATTTTGCGATCTTTTTCTGGCATCTCCCAGAACCTGGGATCCCTGGTGACACGGCTGAACCGCTCATCGCTCAGGATTTCTTTTTGGGATGCCATTTTGGACGTCAATCAAGGCTTGGATAACTggaatgtgaaagaaaaagtataatTGTAGATGCACAGCCGCAAAAAGATAAAGAATAAAGTCAAGTTTGCAACCTCGACCTAAAACGCTTCCCTAAGCCATGCGCTCTCAAGCCCTGGACGCGGCGGTGTGAGAGGGACCCACAGCGAGCTCAGACCGCCCCCCGGACAACAGACCCTACTGCTACCCCACGCCCACCGCTCGGTAACGACCGTTAAAACCCAGAGAGGACCAGTTACAGCCGTTAAACGGCCCGCACCGGCCGGCAGCACCTCACCTCAGCGCACCCCTCGCTGCCCCCACGGCTACGGCGGCCGCGGCGGCTCAGCCCGCTCGCAGCCAATGGCGcaaaatggcggcggggcgCATGCtcggggaggggcggggcgggggagGAGAAGGCGGGTGCGCGGCGCGCatcatggcggcggcggcgggctcGCTGTGGCGGTCGGGGGCTGTCAGGTGGGGCGGGGGGTGCCGCCGGCTGTGGGCGCCGCCGGCCgccgctgctgcctcctcctcctcctcctcctcctcctcctctccccctccggGCGTGCTGAGCCCCTTCGATCGGCGGCTGAAGCGGAAGCAGAAGAACTGGGCGGCGGTGCAGGCGCAGCGGGCGCAGTGCGAGTACCTGCGGGAGGaggtggggtggggatggggatagggacggggatggggatggtggCACCGTGCCCCCGGCGGCGCTGACCCACAGCCGGCTGTCCCCACAGGTCGGCGGCAGGGTGGCCGACAGGCTGCTGGACATCCCCAGGTGGGTCTCGCTGCCCGGCGGCTGGGGGCGTGCtcggagcggggctggggggagcgCGGCGTTAAAGCGTGTCCCGCCTGTCCCCCAGGACCTTCCCTCTCGCCTTGGACCTGGGCTCTGGGAGAGGTTACATAGCGCAGCATTTAACCAAGGTACTGGCGTGTCTTGCTTCAAAATGTCTAAAATAAGCGCGTGTTCACCCGTCTGTTTTCTATTAGGGCGCTATTGTAAGATAAAATAACCCTCTGAATGCTAACGAGgaaattcctttatttattaCCTTGTACATGTATCTACAGTCCAAACGTGTGTCTTTGACAGACTCTTCATCATAGAGGCATccaggttggaaaagccctctgAAATCAACTAGTGCAGCCTCTCctgcagagagatctgggcAGATCGGAtagctgggcgatcaccaaccacatgaaatttaacaagagcaagtgccgggtcctgcacctgggacggggcagccctggccatacatacagactgggcaatgaaACAggggagagcagcctagaagagagggatctgggggtcgtggttgacagcaagttgagtatgagccagcagtgtgccctgtcagccaggagggccaaccgtgtcctggggtgcatcaagcacggcatcgctagtaggtcaagggaggtgattgtccagaggagggcgaccAGGATGGTGAAGGGCCCAGAGGGGAAGCcgtgtgaggagcggctgagggcactgggcctgttcagcctggagaagaggaggctgaggggggacctcatcgcagtctacagcttcctcacgaggggcagggagaggcaggtgacctgttCTCTGTAATCACCAGTTGGGACCCGAGGAAAcggtgtcaagctgaggcaggggaagtttaggttggacatcaggaagaggctCTTCcccgagagggtggttgcacactggaacaggctccccagggaagcagtcacgGCACCAAACCTGCCTGAATTTAAGAAGggattggactgtgcacttagccaCATGGTCTAATCTTTCGGGTAGACCTATGTGgtaccaggagttggactcgataatcCTTATGGgacccttccaacttgggatattctatgttttaacctagtactgacaagtccaccattaaactATACTACTGAGCTccacatctacacatttcttgaagacctccagggatggtggctTGACCGCTTCCCTAGGTAGCCTGTTCCAATCCCACACAACCCCTTCAGTAAGGAAATTTCTCCTACTATCTAACCCACTCCTCCCCCggcgcaacttgaggccgttTCCCCTCACCTTACTTGATGCTTGGAAGAAGAGCCCAATCCCCACCCCGTTGCAAACACCTTTAAGGTAACTGTGAAGTACAATAAGGcttcccctgagcctccttctcttcaggctaaacacccccagctccctcagcctctcctcataagacttgcaCTCTAGATTTGAAGATTAGACAAATAATAGTGCAAGGGAAGCTACTGTTGTGGAGTAGTTAACCTTCAGTCCTCAGTTGGGAGATGCATATTTTTCGGTTGGTCTTTGTTGCACACACTTGACTTTGAACAAGAACTATCAGTATGGAGATTTGTAAATGGAGAACAGTTTATCCTTCATAAACCATGGAATGTGTAAATGTACCTCATTGTCTGCTGTTTCGTGGTTTATATCTGACTGAACCTCAAGGTTGTTATTACTTCTACCTTGACTATTCTCCCATGCAGCAATCAGTAAGTATCGTGCTAGGGGAGAAAAATACCTTCAACTTTATGAAAAGTTTAATTGTTAGAAATTTCTTATACATGCAAGTGTTCAAAAATAACTATTGTCAATTTATAAAACAACTCAAATGGATGACatagtttcttattttatttcaggaaattgTTGAAAAACTTGTTCAAGTTGATATGGCAGAGAATGTTTTTGTAAGTGGCTTTCTGAgtgttaatgtatttaattcCATAATGCCGAAAAGCAGAAGGAATACATTTCTGatgatgtttttattataaCCCAACATTAGAAAAATGCTGTAGAATCTGAAGTACCTACGATCAACGTTGTAGCTGATGAGGAATTCCTTCCTTTCAAAGAAGATACATTTGATCTTGTTGTTAGCAGCTTGAGGTATGTGTTAATCGTTtattgacactttttttttttttttagataaagaTGTAAGTCGTGCTGTATGAAATGTGTTTGCATGGTCAATGTGACCATACAGTATGAAAACGTGGTGGCCTGATGGTTCTTAACATTTATTTCCCTCAAGGCACACATACCTTCtccttttttgatttttctctacatttttAGCCAGTGTTTCCAAACTTCTGCAGCTTAAAAACTTGTTTGTTGATTTGACTTTTGAAACATACTTAGCATATACGTTCTTTTGCCTTTCCCCAAACTTTATTTATTCTGCAAATCTTTCTGGTATTTCAGTTTACACTGGGTGAATGACCTTCCTAAGGCTTTTAGAGAGGTAAGAAACTGGTTTTTAGTGCaactattttcaaatgaaaaacaacacttACCGTTACTTCCATTCAGAGCTCTatatatttcttgttctttaaaaaaaataggcacATGAATAGCTCATTAGTTGGGTattttttgcagtatttctggCAGTTTGAGGAGTACCAGTTGATACTTCTATTAATTTATTGTCTCAAAGCAATTTAGGACAAATAACTACAAAACAACACATTTGtataatattttatagttttaaCAGCTGAGATCATGGTAACTAATGTAAACTAAGTCAGTGTTACTGATTTCACTGTCAGTCGCACTTAATAGCtttctaaatgttttctaaataaaactaGTCCAAACCTGGTTTATGGAATTTGTGTTCAATATTTGCCTCAGCTATCTTTTTGAATTACAACTTTAACCAGATAAAAGCTTTCTGATTCTTATGTGAAGCAAATATTTGTAGGAAAAACCACAAACGTTGTTGAAAAAACTCTGATTTGGGGGTTACCTAAGCTCCTTTTTGCAgatgaattttttatttttttttttaaatctcctgGCTTTGGCACAGGAGTGAAGAACATCTTTTCCAGTTTGGcgttttttcctttatttcaaacATACCATATCCTATCACATGTTCATACAAATAGGAGTACCCTATTATGGAAtagtaaaaataagaattataaTGCAcacagtatttgttttaaataaataataaaccaagcttggaaagaaatacattattttatctggaaatttgaaaaattgaaaatctgaaatagtGTATTTTGTGTTTCCTAGTTGTGAATGTAATTTCCAGTGATTCTCTTTCTTAAGAACAAATAGTCTCTTCTGAGAACAGATCATATATCTTGCAGTGTTACCAAAAGCTTTGGTGGTGCATCTTGCCTAGTGGAATAGtcaataataaaaatctgttaaagATACTACAATGATTACTTctaagttcatttaaaaaaaaaaaaaagctaagaatGTCTTAGTTGcgcaatattaataaaaataaaagaaataatataatttttcttctgttgtagaTTCACCAAGTTCTTAAGCCAGATGGAGTATTTATCGGTTCGATGTTTGGGGGAGACACTCTCTATGAGCTTCGCTGCTCTTTGCAGCTAGCAGAATTAGAGAGAGAAGGGGGTTTTTCTCCTCATGTATCACCGTTCACTGCTGTATCAGATTTAGGACATCTCCTGTCAAGAACTGGCTTTAACACTCTGACTGTggtaattattaaaaaaataaataaaaatcagaacaacGTGGAACATCAGAACTGGTGTATGAGAAATGCTACTTCCAAGAGTACATTACTAATGTGGTACTTCCTTATTTCTGCATGTAGTGCACTTTGCTAAGTAAGTTTCTGAAATAGCCTGAACTAAATCTGTTCTTGGCTgtactgtgatttttaaaaccCACGGAAGAGTATCTTTGGCTAGTGGCCCAGTAGAATTTGCATGGTCGTTGTAGAGAGATGTGTCACAGAATGTTAGACCTACTTGAAAAAATACTCTTGCTGTTTCttctaaaaagaagaaaataacgGCACTTCAATTAAAACTTGATTACATTTGAGCTACTAGACAAAGTTCTTCATCAGTGTTGAGGGAGTATATTTTTCTGAGACATACATGGTTCTGTTTGAACAGAAAGTTGACatagtgctttgtttttaagttgaTATGCTCTACAATTAAGATTCTGAATTATTTCAGGATACTGATGAAATTCAAGTAAACTACCCAGGGTTGTTTGAGATAATGGAAGACTTGCAAGGCAAGTATATACTTTggaaatataaacattttctgtatcAGCAATACCAATGCACAAGAGtttcagcatgttttttaacttcaaataaaatgtactgTAATAGTGaaagcattacttttttttcctgatacctAGTGAGTCAGAAACGTAAGCCCATCAGTAGACTTTTTTTGGGAAGCAAAAGTCAAAAATTTGTACTTGTGGCCTTCTGTAAATTTTCTGttgctctttttctcttggTCTTTGTAAGCCTCCTCAGTGTAAACTGCTGGAAAGCCCTGAGAGGAAGACAGAAGCATATATCCAACATAATGacttttaatgtcttttttttttttccctgtgagcCTGCCTAAGTAACAGGATGTTCAGGACACCGTTTTGGAGTGAGAACAGACCCTCACGCTAGAGTATGAGGAAAACACACGCAAAAAAAGTGGTGCTTAACAATTGAGTTGGTGTTCATTTGTCGTGAATTGCAAAGTAGTTGTTGGTATGCAGTCAGTAGTTACTTATGGAGCAATTCAGGGCATCTTCTTATTTCAGGTCATCTGCTGTTGTGTAGAGTCAATACCTTAATGAAAATAGAACTTTAATTCCCTGCAGAAGCATTCAGATACAGTAAGTGATTAAGGAAAATTATCTAAGATTAGGTTTATGATTTTTTCTTACTAAAAATCTTCTGGGGGTATTTAGTTTTGATGATAAAAATACGAGTTGTGTCTGAACAAACACTTTGTACTTggtgggtaaaaaaaaaattattagaaaatcTAAATGTTGAACACTCTGGCTGGAAGGTAATAATCTGAAATCATTCCTAGCAATACAAACAGTAAATTGCAAAGCATGGGCATTAAGAGGCTTGGATCTGTACAGGTAAGAAACTTCGCTGCTGTAGGTTGTACTCTTACAGTGAGATTCAGAGGATTCTGTACTTACTCTGGTGTAATAAAAACCTGCCATTAGTGCATGACACTTAACTCATGATATATGCTGtatcttcttttccttaaagctgaaacatatttttaggTATGGGAGAGAGTAATTGCTCTTGGAACAGAAAACCTCTGCTTCACAGGGATACGatgctggcagctgcagcaatATACCGAGGTAAGTATTTAATAGGTGAGTTCACCTGAAATGACTTTAAGAATGtattttccatgtcttttcTCCGACCTCtatgtaaaataaaaccattttggaatagaaaaaaaatactattttagtACAGGTATTTTTAACCTTAATTATAATGACAGGATCTGAACTATATTGATACACCAGTAAGGGATATTTTTATTGTCCCAAATCTTTCACTGAGGGTCACTGTGATGAATAAGTCACACTTGGTTCTGATGTTTTGGGAACTGATTGTTTCTTAAAACTGATGTTCTGTACACCTTCCCACTTTCTCCCTTCCTGTCCTGGCAGAAATGTATGGAAATAGCGATGGCACAGTACCTGCAACATTTCAGATCTTCTACATGATTGGCTGGAAATTCCATGAATCACAGGTAATGTGAAGCCaaacaattttctctttgaaggtACATTTTGAAATGGCTGGTATTTTAAAGGGTTTTtgtgaaataacttttttttgtttaaaaaaagcactgatttttttctattgttttttttttactcttagGCAAAACCTGCCCAGAGAGGTTCTGCAACAGTTTCACTTGGAGATCTGGCAAAAATAGATGGACTTCTTacgagagaaaaaaaatagttcttcatgaaaaataaagttgttttgaaGTTCCTATAAAACTCAGTGTGTTTAGTCTCCACTTGTActtaaagacattttgaaatgatagcaatctgcaggcagcaggggatTTTTTAGTGCCTATGCTACAACATCAGCTGTGTAAAatagcattcattttttttctagataaatATTTGAGTAGTATTCTAAGTGCTCAATTTGATTAAATGACTGTTCTGAGATGTAATGTCTCTTTGAGTATTTCAATAGCAAAGACTGCTCCTGGTATGAGTTGCAAGTCTGAAGTGTACATCACCCTGCattgttttcaaattattcCTAAAGGATGGTGGATcataaagaataataatatttgGTGACAAATGTATATATGAGGCATACTATAAAAGATATTATCACCAAATACGCAGACCTAACctaacatgttttttttgtgggCTGGAATGGAAATTAAGGCTTCAAAGTTACTGTCAGTATCGTTTGAAATTTGAATGTTTGACTTGCGTAAAAGAAAGTAATTGAGTAAGTGCTGCACtgtaaaaatatcttcatttgCTACCTTTCACCTGTGTCACGCACATTCAATTACTTCTCTCTCCACTtgcaaagacagaaataattgtttctgaaataagtgGGAGAGCTTAGCTATAAAGAAGGCTGTATGTTTAATTCTAGCTTGAGCAGACTGTATCCTGATTAGACTAAGTTTACTGAAAGGAGTAGCTAGCAGAAAAGTCAACTAGCACACACGTGGACTTGCACGCTTCAAACCAATTAGCTTACCATTGGCATTCTCTggaatttttgctgttttgttttgtttttgttttttgtttttttttttttgttttttgagttgCAAGGTATTTTTACACATACACATCACAGCATTTGACAAATTAGAGGTGGCACTTTATCTAAATATTAgtttaaaatcacatttgcctgttattttctgcttttctaccTTTAGAGACTGAAAAGTTTTTCCCCC
Proteins encoded in this region:
- the NDUFAF5 gene encoding arginine-hydroxylase NDUFAF5, mitochondrial isoform X2, yielding MAAGRMLGEGRGGGGEGGCAARIMAAAAGSLWRSGAVRWGGGCRRLWAPPAAAAASSSSSSSSSSPPPGVLSPFDRRLKRKQKNWAAVQAQRAQCEYLREEVGGRVADRLLDIPRTFPLALDLGSGRGYIAQHLTKEIVEKLVQVDMAENVFKNAVESEVPTINVVADEEFLPFKEDTFDLVVSSLSLHWVNDLPKAFREIHQVLKPDGVFIGSMFGGDTLYELRCSLQLAELEREGGFSPHVSPFTAVSDLGHLLSRTGFNTLTVDTDEIQVNYPGLFEIMEDLQGHLLLCRVNTLMKIEL
- the NDUFAF5 gene encoding arginine-hydroxylase NDUFAF5, mitochondrial isoform X1 encodes the protein MAAGRMLGEGRGGGGEGGCAARIMAAAAGSLWRSGAVRWGGGCRRLWAPPAAAAASSSSSSSSSSPPPGVLSPFDRRLKRKQKNWAAVQAQRAQCEYLREEVGGRVADRLLDIPRTFPLALDLGSGRGYIAQHLTKEIVEKLVQVDMAENVFKNAVESEVPTINVVADEEFLPFKEDTFDLVVSSLSLHWVNDLPKAFREIHQVLKPDGVFIGSMFGGDTLYELRCSLQLAELEREGGFSPHVSPFTAVSDLGHLLSRTGFNTLTVDTDEIQVNYPGLFEIMEDLQGMGESNCSWNRKPLLHRDTMLAAAAIYREMYGNSDGTVPATFQIFYMIGWKFHESQAKPAQRGSATVSLGDLAKIDGLLTREKK
- the NDUFAF5 gene encoding arginine-hydroxylase NDUFAF5, mitochondrial isoform X3, whose protein sequence is MFGGDTLYELRCSLQLAELEREGGFSPHVSPFTAVSDLGHLLSRTGFNTLTVDTDEIQVNYPGLFEIMEDLQGMGESNCSWNRKPLLHRDTMLAAAAIYREMYGNSDGTVPATFQIFYMIGWKFHESQAKPAQRGSATVSLGDLAKIDGLLTREKK